In one window of Clostridia bacterium DNA:
- a CDS encoding NADH-quinone oxidoreductase subunit A: MDQNFGTLGIFLLGGIAFGFIVIITNWFVRPKRPNYEKEKTYECGLDTVGPTWVQFRISYFLYALIFVIFDVETVFLYPWAVAFKAVGIFGFVEMCIFVGMLSAGLLYAWKKGALEWK, encoded by the coding sequence ATGGATCAGAATTTTGGAACGCTAGGTATATTCTTATTAGGGGGAATTGCTTTTGGGTTCATTGTAATAATCACCAATTGGTTCGTCAGACCAAAGCGGCCTAACTATGAAAAAGAGAAGACCTATGAATGCGGATTGGACACTGTAGGACCTACATGGGTACAATTCAGGATCAGCTATTTTTTATATGCACTTATATTTGTAATATTTGATGTGGAAACAGTATTTCTTTATCCATGGGCTGTAGCATTTAAAGCTGTTGGAATTTTTGGATTTGTAGAAATGTGTATATTCGTTGGAATGCTTTCAGCGGGATTATTGTATGCATGGAAGAAAGGAGCATTAGAATGGAAGTAA